A window from Drosophila subobscura isolate 14011-0131.10 chromosome O, UCBerk_Dsub_1.0, whole genome shotgun sequence encodes these proteins:
- the LOC117899022 gene encoding uncharacterized protein LOC117899022 translates to MLRHKRNCHAIQTPSDDEHVKLKTSGAPIDALHPLPTQSQSLSSSSLLLLPLLPLILQRLQNNQRLNQRVTFSLELYHKNVIKKLPALKQLEVYKLTKNISQT, encoded by the coding sequence ATGCTCAGGCACAAACGCAACTGCCACGCCATTCAGACGCCCAGCGACGACGAGCATGTGAAACTAAAGACGAGTGGTGCCCCGATTGATGCACTGCATCCACTCCCAACCCAATCGCAGTCACtgtcatcctcctcgctgctgctgctgccgctactcCCGCTCAtcctgcagcgcctgcagAACAATCAGCGCCTGAATCAACGCGTCACCTTCTCCCTGGAGCTGTACCACAAGAACGTGATCAAGAAATTGCCCGCCCTCAAGCAGCTCGAGGTATACAAGCTGACCAAAAACATCTCACAGACTTAA